The Mastacembelus armatus chromosome 14, fMasArm1.2, whole genome shotgun sequence genomic interval acttttaatacGCTGGAATAAATGGTGGAATTAAGGACATCCTGTTACCTGGTTTTActtaaatgacattttcaatgAAGAACTGCAATGGATCGTTTTACAAAGTGTTGtatttttacttcagtaaagaATTTGTGCACATCTTTCAGAACTGCTTTCTAAAAGTAaggcaaccccccccccccccccccaaccacacacatttagtaaaagtaataataaaattagTAATTCCAAGTCTTGCATTCTAAACTTTACCTGCAATTTTTTGGCCATTTCGGGGCAGTACAATaacctgcaaacacaacactgacacactgtaTGTTCGTCTTATGGAACATTTTAGCAAACTGTTGTCTATCCggcaaacagagaaaaacatcatttatttgGACTTTTTGTGCTGTGCATGCACTCTGCTGTGCATTTTGGCTGAAAACAGGTGCCTATTGCTGCCCCATAACACGAGTGTGCCTGAACCTAAACTGTTTTAGCCATAACGCTACTTAAACTCCATAGAGATGAGAGAACCTATAGAGTGGGGTGACTAATCTCTTCAGAATTATAGCATTATACTTAAGATGAGAAAAAAACTTTGTGGGTTTGCTTCTTACAATAGATATATGTCAATATATCaaaatttcattttgaaaaactTTTACAAATGCTTAAGCAAAGACAGCAAAGCATTTACTGATATTCAGTGaatatggttttatttcagtgtacAACAACAAATACTCCCATTAgtaggaaataaaacaattaacCCTGTCCATCAAATAGCTAACTTGGTCACACAAGACATGCAGCAAGCATCATTAACACTGACAGAATCAATATGAAGCAGAGATGTTTGAGGCTTTCTCCTTGGTAACAGTTTTGTCCATTACATGAAAATATAAGTATTTGTGTCTACACATCTGCCTTGAAGAGCTAATATCCAATTTATCAGCATAGCGTAAAGCAGCACTGTCACAGGTTCTTTAAAACTTACAGAATACATACTGTGCAAAAACACAGCCATCTCTAATGTTTTCCAGACCTAAATGTAACTGTTTCTAATGTAGGTGTGAACACTGTTTTACAGTTGGATTAACACTCTTAACACTCCTAATTGCCCTTGTgtatgtgagtgtctgtctctgtgtgtcagcacTGAGACAGATTGGTAAGCTATCTAGGGTATCACTTAATGGTTTGGCTTTACAGTACATTTCTGACCTGCTCAGCCACTATAATCgttttataaacattttatggtttttatACTAGGGTTTTTGtagtttaaacaaaaacaatataactTGCTGTTAAATTAGCTTTAAAAGGGCTGTCAGGCAGAAAGACAGTCTAGCAGTGTGCCCTTCTTTTTAGTCTTTGTGCTTTAGAGACATTAAAAAATGATGCCAGTCTTCTTATCTAActctaacaaaacaaataagcatatttcacAAAATGGCTACGTTAAAAGTACCGGTACTACAGAAATTGCTCTCGTCAAATGGCTTTATTTGAACATAACATGTTCGCCCAGTATCTATGCCAGAACGTTTCTTCCCTTCCTATTGGGTATCTGAGTCATGAGGCTAATGATGAAGACTGAAACTATCTTGGCCCCTACTGGACTGTACTGGACTTTTTACAGAAAACTACTATACTTGAGATACATAGATAAAGTTTTTTCTAGGCCTAGACAaattcagtttacagtttaaTGTCCATAATGCATATTTTGCATTGACTGATGATGGGGAAAATGTTTTCTTAGCTATAAggatttatttttgacaaaagTTGGTCTCTGGGAAAAAAGTGGCATATTCTTCCCCACCGTATCTATGTAAATGACATGGTCCTCTGCTATGGTGATAGTGTTTTTAGTCACAGTCTGCTGAATGGCTCACCAAGCAGAACAAACTGAGGGACACAGAAACTGTAACCAGAGACACAGTTATTTTTTCAGTTACTGATGCTAACTGGCTAAACTAGCAAGTGCTGCAGACTCAGGGACaagctaaatgaaaatgaacagaaagtaaATAGTAGTTCACTTAGTCAGTTTCTATAACCTAACACCTTGCATATGgtgtattgttatttattttcttggcATGTGGCAAATGTATGGTAGCCTAAATGTCTTATTAACAATCAGACTTTGGCAAACCACTACCATGAATTTGGAAGCTGTCTGTGGTGGCAGACTAAACACCAGTCATTTTAGATAAACAATTAATGCTGGCATTCTTCTTGTGACCACAGTCTATGTTCAATATAAACTACATGACCCTATAGATTATCTGACATTTTCCAGTTCTACCAGACTCTTTAAAAGGTATTATTTTTTTACGTTTTTCCTGCTACAGACATGTTATTGAAGCTGAAAAAGCAAAGTAGTCTAATCTTTCACATGCCACAGATTCTTTCGTACTTGATTTGCCATGAGGCTGCAATTCCTGCTTAGTCTACCCACATGCCCAGCTCTACTGGCTTTTAAACACATGGAGATGATGTGTACTTTCCAACCAAACACTCAGCATTGAGTGAgccataaaaaacaaatataaccATGTGGTAAGCATTTATAATCCTATCAAATCAATAAATGTAATGCCCTCCTGACTGAACAGTGGTGATGTATTACAgcatacacacacctgcacacataaAGCTGGGAGGGCTATAGATGAGGGTGTGGTGTGATGAAGGGGTCATAACACCTGGTGTATGAGAATATCTTCTGTTCTTCTGAAAGTCAACATTGCCAGCTTAACAGGTGAGAGACTGCTTTCTTCATGACATTTTCTAAGATCTGTACAGACAAAATCTGGaataatgataaaatgtgaATACATCACAGTTAAATCAATCTTACAAACACAtctggaaaatataaatatctatCTACTAGTTTTGGTAAATACTTTGCATTAAAAATCTtttatgtggaaaaaaacagttGGTTGGAATAACTTCTctgaaatgatcacaaaaaCATTAGCTTGGTACTTCTGCTACCTATCACAGTCCAAAAGCTGTGGGTGCGTATTAATTAATTAGTTGGTGATTCTAAACTGCCTTTGGTTGTGAATGTTGTtatggaggtttcttctgttaaagggagtttttcctctccacagttgCCAAGTGCTTGTTTATAATGGATTTGATAggttctatgtaaagtgccttgagatgatttttattgtgatttggcactatacaacaagtgaactgaattgaaaaaaaattaacccAGTGTGTATCCCATGGGTAGGAATAAGCGGTttataatggatagatggatggataaaaggGAGTGGGTACAATCAATGTGGTTTGCAGGATAAGATAAATTTCCTGTTTGTGACTGAGGAAAGTTAGACAAGATCTAATGTTGTAGATAGAGGGCAGAACATATTACATGTGAGCTCAGACTGAAATAAAGTCTACTTTTATGTTTGTGCTTTTGCGTTTCAGCTCGAGATTTCATGATCAGCTTTCAAGACACTTATTTCCTGATTTTGTGGCAGTCTCATAACTCTGTAACAATGCAAGTGAACCTTACTATACTGACTCTTTGCATTTTTGGGACAGGTAAAAATAACATCCATATTTACTCTACAGAACTTTCAAAAAATGATGGATTCCATTTATTGTACAAAGATTTGTTGCTGggttgtaaaatgtttaatatggGTAATGATTTAAgaataaatgtttataaatcATTAACAAAAGCTCTGAAGGATCATGTTTGCAATTCTAAGTATTCAGCTCAGTTTTTATTTAGGATATAACAAAAAAACTTCCTACATTTCAGTAGGATTTTTTTAGCAGTTTAACAAACTTATTAGCCTAAGTACTACCAATCCCTCACCTAAACGTTGCCCAAATTATACTTTGCTAACAGATAAAAGTTAAACTTATCTAACCTGTTATTAGATGACCTAATGaatcatttgatttgacaggaGAAAACATGGTGGAGGGATGTAATAAATTATTAGAGGAACgtagtgaaaaaaacaaacaaactatgaTATAGAGCACATTTAATGCCATTTAATAACCTTGTGCCATCGCAGCAAGTAAGAATTACTTCTGTTTATAATGAACATGTAGTACTTATAATAAATGGTGTTATAATTGTGGGGAGATATGGTCCAGGATCTGCAGCAATGTTGTAACATTTTCTAATGGTTGATGATAGAAAGTGAAGGTTTATACGCCAGAGCTCCACAGTCATAAATGTTAATAATGTTTGTTAAAAGGGTTGTCAAGATGTTTTACTGACGTCATTATATATTGctatatatagaaatatatattgctactatatatatacatacatatatatatatatatatatatatatatatatatatatatatatatatatatatatatatatatatatgtatagttcCTAAATATTATGACCTGTCATTTGTGTAATGTACGGCTCAGtatttcaaacatttacagAAATTTTTAACATGTCATCACATGTggaacattttaataattttctaTCAACCCATTtgtctttttacttttcttaACATAGTTGTTCTGTGTGGAGCACTGACTCAAACCACATTACCTCCTGCTATAATGGCTACTACTGAGCTTGAGCCCACTTCAACTAAATCAAATGGAATAAGTATCACACCTGGCCCATCCACCACACTCACCACAGCCACAACTGGGCCAAGTGGCccaactactgctgccactaCCAACCAGTCCACCACTTCCTCAGCTACACATACTAGAGTATCAAGCTCTGCTGCTACAGTACAATCTGAAATCACTATCTCGAAGCCTGTGGAAGAGAGTTCATCAGAAGGGCTTTCTTCTGGTGCTATAGCTGGTATTACCATTGGCTCTATCGCTGGGGTCGCTGTACTTGGTGAGTACACACAAACCCAGTCTTATGTAACAGCTCAGTTCCGCTTCCTCAGGAACATAAAATCCTGTTATCCATTAACAAGAATAAAATTTGATATTGGATTCTTGGCACTAACACCACCTTATGGAGCCTGAACATCTGAATAATTGCTAATTCCTCCTTATTCAAATAAATCTATCAAGAGATGCAAAGTACCTCTGGTTGTAGCTAAAGTTAAGGAAAAGGAAGGGTGCGCATAATATTAAGATAATttattatacaaaaaaaaaggtaaaaatgcTAAGatagaataaataataaaaattaaaaaaataacataaaaagcTACTCTGAATCAAAATgttgtaaagtaaaaaaaaaccccatcgTGTCAAACCTGCAAGCATTTACATCATAATTTTGAGACAAGTTAAATCTAGTGTACAAAAATAGTAGGCAGGGATTTCATCTTGGACAACTCTTACCTGTAACTTTGTGTTTAAGATGATGAAAACTTAAAGGCATTTATCTTTTTTCAGGTGGTGGTGTCTTTGGTGCACTGAAGTACACTGGGAGACTCTGAGACCAGGTCTTGCCAAATGAGGAATTAATGGCTTAAGTTGTGAGCGGCAAACTAAAATATTAACCATCTTAAATCAAACACATTCAATCTTGACCTTGTTAACTGGACAATGAAACTGTCTTACTATCTAAAAGGCCAgaatcagaataaaaaaatatgtatttctcTATACTAAAGGATGTCATGGACCAGTAATTAAGACTTAAATGTAAATTTGACTACACTgctatttttaataaactgtcaTTAGGTCAGGAAATAATCCTGTTGATCAAAAATGTATATCTTAAAAGAGAATGTTGTCTAATGGATCAAAAGCAATAAACTGAAGtgattttcaaaacaaatcaattcatgtctttcacattttatattgtATGATTTGCCTTTACATTAAAGCAaagtgaattatttttaaatattataaacctgagttttgttttttttacaatgcagTTCATggtgtttaaaatatttacagtacatacagtaaatgcatATCTAAAATTGGGCCAAGTTTTGTGCAATTTTAgttccatccatcttcttccgcttatccggggccgggtcgcgggggcagtagcctaagcagggatacccagacttccttttccctggacacttcctccagctcttccggggggacaccgaggtgttcccaggtcagccgggagacatagtccctccagcatgtcctgggtcttccccggggcctcctctcggtgggacatgcccggaacatttccccagggaggtgcccaggaggcatctggaacagatacccgagccacctcagctgactcctctcgatgtggaggcgcagcggctctactccgagcttcTCCCGGATGACCGAgttcctcaccctatctctaagggagagCCCGGCCACCTtgtggaggaagctcatttcagccgcttgtatccaaatcttgtcctttcggtcatgacccaaagctcatgaccataggtgagagttggaacgtagattgaccggtaaatcgagagcttcgcctttcagctcagctccctcttcaccacaacggatAAGTACACcgaccacattactgctgccgatgctCCAttccgtctgtcaatctcacattccgtccttccctcactcgtgaacaagaccccaagatacgtaaactcctccacctgaggcaggatctctcccctggtctggagatggcaagccaccttttccggttgagtaccatggcctcggacttggaggtgctgattctcatcgcagccgcttcacactcggttgcaaacccCCCCGCCCCAatgcacgctggagatcctggctcgatggagccaacaggacaacatcatctgcaaaaagcagagatgagatcctgtggtccctgaactggactttctccggcccctggctgcacctagaaattctgtccataaaaataatgaacagaaccggtgacaaagggcagccctgccggagtccaacgtgcactgggaacaggactgacttactgccagcaatgcgaaccaagctcctgctccgttgGTACAGtgaccggatagccctcagcaaatGGCCCCGGatcccatactcctggagcacctcccacaggatgtcgcgGGGgcccggtcgaatgccttctccaagtccacaaagcacatgtgaactggttgggcaaacttCCATGagccctcgagcaccctcgggagggtatagagctggtccagtgttctaCAACCGGGACGgaaaccacattgttcctcctggatccgaggttcgaccaccggccggatcctcctctccagtaccctggcatagaccttccccgggaggctgaggagtgtgatcccaatgtagttggaacacaccctccggtcccctttcttaaaaagaggaaccaccaccccggtctgccacATAAACATAATCCACCTACCAGCACTTACAGAACTAACTAGCAGTTAGTTAATATAACGTTACACTATGTTGcttaatctgtacaaaaatgTTAGCTAAGTGTAAAGATCACAATTTGCTGGGATTTGGTGCCTAAAATAAccaggttaaaaaaagaaaaaaaaacttacttgTAAATCAAATTCGAGATACTGGAAATCGGGAAAAATCCAGTCAGGTTAACAAAACGTTACCGGACATTTTGAGCCTAAAATACTGATTgaaaaaacagccacagctACATTCAAATAAATTCCACCATTAGCTAATAGTAATGCATTCAGGTGATCATAAATAGGTTTTTCTGTAGCTGTTTTCAATTGGTAACACGCTGCTACAAGTTCATAACAAAttgagctaacgttagctaacttagctaagtaTCCTTGCGGCCTGACGATTCGCACCATGGCTAACCACCGTGCACATAAAACAGCTGGATATCTTCAGGCTTTTAGAGCTGACGACATGTTAGCTAACATTAGTACTGTACCTTTATACTTCTCACCCACAGCATTAGCATGAATTAGGCCTGTCATTTCGGTTAACGAAATCGACGAAGGCTAAGTTTTAGCCTCCACCAGCTAACTGTAGCTAAGCCCCAGCTAGCTTGCTAGCTACATGCTAACATCAGTCAGCAATCTTGCCTACCGTTTCACTGTAAGCAGGTAATGTGTAGAGGGAATGCTGTTGCTTTGTTGC includes:
- the LOC113143353 gene encoding uncharacterized protein in LEU2 3'region-like produces the protein MRISSVLLKVNIASLTARDFMISFQDTYFLILWQSHNSVTMQVNLTILTLCIFGTVVLCGALTQTTLPPAIMATTELEPTSTKSNGISITPGPSTTLTTATTGPSGPTTAATTNQSTTSSATHTRVSSSAATVQSEITISKPVEESSSEGLSSGAIAGITIGSIAGVAVLGGGVFGALKYTGRL